Proteins encoded in a region of the Chryseobacterium piperi genome:
- a CDS encoding prolyl oligopeptidase family serine peptidase, which produces MDKINLSFTWAFVFMIVMINAQKTNLAPSKSETNEYFGIKVVDKYRNLENLNDLSTSDWMKDQTNYSLSVLSNIPNRQYFIDKRLEFDKRKSFSVTNINVTENDLHFYLKVKPGEKVAKLFYRKAFNGQEIEIFDPESFKTELKKNYQINYIKPNYDGSKIAIALTENGKEISEMIIYDLQLKKILPEIITHCWPSDGPGISWLPDNKSFIYLYYPDIDPKSAYFLKNMQSVIFKIGNDPEKRDVVFSKINNPELKINSEDFPNVILPSKYSRYLIGQISGASRFKDTYYLPLNEVSQNKWELLFSKEDKIRDFIIKDDNIIYISEKNGNNSIYSTSLKKPDFKKPVLLIPSIDNETINGVYAIKEGFVFNTSKNGVEAKLYSYINNKTGSIKLPIPAGYIAVTTQDIFSNNFSVVCSGWKNEPERFQYNFREKRFIAENLSPTIQYPEFKDLVVEEITVKSHDGQDIPLSLIYRKDINKNGSNPTFIDAYGAYGISYRPYFSKTYLLWALQGGVMAIAHVRGGGEKGEKWHEGGFKETKPNSWKDLISCAEYMIEKGFTSKEKLAVWGASAGGITIGRAITERPDLFKAAVIDAGVVNSIRMEATPNGLNNAKEFGTLSIESEFKALLEMDAYQHVKKGEKYPATLITSGINDPRVSTWMPTKFAAKLLENNASTNPTLLKIDYEGGHGGDILIAQQYANLADTLAFVFWQLGHPDYQPVKK; this is translated from the coding sequence ATGGATAAAATAAATTTAAGTTTTACCTGGGCTTTTGTTTTTATGATTGTAATGATTAATGCTCAAAAGACTAACCTGGCTCCGTCAAAATCAGAAACCAATGAATATTTTGGAATTAAAGTAGTTGACAAATATAGGAATCTGGAAAACTTAAATGATTTATCAACATCTGATTGGATGAAAGATCAAACGAATTATTCTTTATCTGTATTAAGTAATATACCCAATAGGCAATATTTTATAGACAAAAGATTAGAGTTTGATAAGAGAAAATCATTTTCTGTAACCAATATTAATGTTACGGAAAATGATCTTCATTTCTATTTAAAAGTAAAGCCGGGAGAAAAGGTAGCCAAACTATTTTACAGAAAAGCTTTTAACGGTCAGGAAATTGAAATCTTTGACCCGGAAAGCTTTAAAACTGAGCTCAAAAAAAATTATCAGATTAATTACATTAAGCCTAATTATGATGGCTCTAAAATTGCGATCGCTTTAACGGAAAATGGAAAGGAAATTTCAGAAATGATCATTTATGATTTACAGCTAAAGAAAATCCTTCCTGAGATCATTACTCATTGCTGGCCATCGGATGGGCCCGGCATTTCATGGCTTCCGGATAACAAGAGTTTTATATATCTTTATTATCCTGATATTGATCCGAAGTCTGCATACTTTTTAAAGAACATGCAATCTGTTATATTTAAAATTGGAAATGATCCTGAAAAAAGAGATGTTGTATTCTCTAAAATCAATAATCCGGAGTTGAAAATAAATTCTGAAGATTTCCCCAACGTCATTTTACCTTCAAAATATTCCAGATACCTGATTGGTCAGATATCCGGAGCATCAAGATTTAAGGACACTTACTACTTACCTCTAAATGAGGTCAGTCAAAATAAATGGGAATTATTATTCAGTAAAGAAGATAAAATAAGAGATTTCATCATCAAAGATGATAATATTATCTATATTTCTGAAAAAAATGGCAACAATTCAATTTACAGCACATCCTTAAAAAAACCTGATTTTAAAAAGCCTGTATTATTGATTCCAAGCATAGACAATGAAACGATTAATGGGGTATATGCCATTAAAGAAGGTTTTGTTTTCAATACGTCAAAAAATGGTGTGGAAGCCAAGCTATATTCCTATATCAACAATAAAACTGGATCTATAAAACTACCTATTCCTGCTGGATACATTGCTGTAACTACTCAGGATATTTTTTCAAACAACTTCTCGGTCGTTTGTAGTGGATGGAAAAATGAACCAGAAAGATTTCAGTATAATTTTAGGGAAAAAAGATTTATCGCTGAAAATCTTTCTCCCACTATCCAATATCCGGAATTTAAAGATCTTGTTGTTGAAGAGATTACAGTAAAGTCACATGATGGGCAAGATATTCCTTTATCCCTCATCTATAGAAAAGACATTAATAAAAATGGAAGTAATCCTACTTTTATAGATGCCTATGGTGCCTATGGAATAAGCTACAGACCTTACTTTTCTAAAACATATCTTCTGTGGGCATTACAAGGAGGTGTTATGGCAATCGCCCATGTAAGAGGTGGTGGAGAAAAAGGAGAAAAATGGCATGAAGGCGGATTCAAAGAAACCAAACCTAACTCATGGAAAGATCTGATTTCTTGTGCAGAATATATGATTGAGAAAGGTTTTACCTCTAAAGAAAAATTAGCGGTCTGGGGAGCAAGTGCCGGAGGAATCACGATTGGAAGAGCGATAACTGAACGTCCGGATTTATTTAAAGCTGCAGTTATCGATGCCGGTGTTGTCAACTCTATCAGAATGGAAGCTACTCCGAATGGTCTAAATAATGCTAAAGAATTTGGAACTTTAAGTATTGAATCAGAATTCAAGGCATTATTAGAAATGGATGCCTATCAGCACGTTAAAAAAGGAGAAAAATATCCTGCCACTTTAATTACTTCCGGAATCAATGATCCGAGAGTTTCTACATGGATGCCTACAAAGTTTGCAGCTAAATTATTGGAAAATAACGCTTCAACTAATCCTACCCTTTTGAAAATAGACTATGAAGGAGGCCACGGTGGAGATATTCTTATTGCGCAACAGTATGCTAATTTAGCAGATACGCTTGCTTTTGTTTTCTGGCAACTGGGACATCCAGATTACCAGCCCGTGAAAAAATAA
- a CDS encoding alpha/beta fold hydrolase produces MKIFRFFTFILILISCAFNAQTNLEKVKTFFPDSKDLKYDNIDWYRFLVPENWEKTKERKISLAVSVLKSKTQVKQEPVIFIQGGPGGNTIAEVLFWVNHPLRKNHDIILVDLRGTGFSQPKLCPDLGKNFFEILSKNQSNEQDVKDKVQVSLACKQDMIDQGIDIGAYNSIAVANDLHALKNALKISKWNVYGVSYGTFISQNYAKIYTQDVYTLTLDSSIPDISEYYTNNTQNYIQSLNKVFKNCKENPNCKKEYPNLEEVYYNNIVELSKKPITVNVDQSILQSGKFTYNAEDYKIAIQQSLYDKKLVEVLPLLIYQFKERNTATLASLVQAFSGTLSLNYGNYFCFTCNEVIPNNNLRKYDSISSQYKRLAGGLSFYRSDFNVCSEWNKKDNHILPVLSLVNDNPFKVLILSGGLDPITPGYFAKEAAQNFKQNVQIINGYTYGHGLGYTRSGANIINSFVENKPITDSLTQYFNQKEINFRTGITLNKGIVALAGSMSSKQWYYFIPLILSIAVVFVVFFGTLINVFSKKNKFNLSTLLLLLMSTTTLAFLAFLGIGISQTLDSNFYLLAFGLPSKWNFVLLLYKVSIFLSAVAFIFVVIKVFKRNIPLYFMIFLAVGIIHFYFFNWL; encoded by the coding sequence ATGAAAATATTCCGTTTTTTTACATTTATTTTAATTCTAATTTCTTGCGCTTTCAATGCGCAAACGAATTTAGAAAAAGTCAAAACTTTTTTTCCAGACTCAAAAGATTTAAAATATGATAATATCGATTGGTACCGTTTCTTAGTTCCTGAAAACTGGGAGAAAACAAAAGAAAGAAAGATATCTCTTGCAGTTTCGGTTTTGAAATCTAAAACGCAAGTCAAACAGGAACCTGTCATTTTTATCCAGGGAGGCCCTGGGGGCAATACTATTGCTGAAGTGTTGTTTTGGGTTAATCATCCTCTTAGGAAAAATCATGATATCATTTTGGTTGATCTAAGAGGAACAGGATTTTCACAACCTAAACTATGTCCGGACTTGGGAAAGAATTTTTTTGAAATTCTGTCTAAAAATCAATCTAATGAACAAGATGTGAAAGATAAAGTTCAGGTTTCATTGGCTTGTAAACAAGATATGATAGATCAGGGAATAGATATTGGTGCATACAATAGTATAGCTGTGGCTAATGATTTGCATGCCCTAAAAAATGCCCTGAAAATTTCAAAATGGAATGTTTATGGAGTATCTTATGGTACTTTTATCAGCCAGAATTATGCTAAAATATATACTCAGGATGTATATACTCTCACATTGGATTCTTCTATACCTGATATATCAGAATATTACACAAATAATACACAAAACTATATACAAAGTTTAAACAAAGTTTTTAAAAATTGCAAAGAAAATCCTAATTGCAAAAAAGAATACCCCAATTTGGAAGAAGTATACTACAATAATATTGTAGAACTTTCTAAAAAGCCAATAACGGTTAATGTAGATCAATCTATTCTTCAATCCGGAAAGTTTACCTATAATGCAGAAGATTATAAAATTGCTATACAACAATCATTATATGATAAAAAACTGGTAGAAGTATTACCTTTACTAATTTATCAGTTTAAGGAAAGAAATACAGCTACTCTGGCAAGTTTAGTGCAGGCATTTTCAGGAACTTTATCACTTAATTATGGTAATTATTTCTGTTTTACATGTAATGAAGTAATTCCTAATAATAATTTAAGAAAGTACGATTCTATTTCGTCTCAATACAAAAGATTGGCGGGAGGTTTATCCTTTTACAGATCGGATTTCAATGTATGTAGTGAATGGAATAAAAAAGATAATCATATCCTGCCGGTATTGTCATTGGTAAATGATAATCCTTTCAAGGTTTTGATTTTATCTGGAGGTCTTGACCCAATTACTCCGGGTTATTTTGCAAAGGAAGCAGCTCAAAACTTTAAACAGAATGTACAAATTATCAATGGTTATACTTATGGGCATGGTCTAGGCTATACCAGATCCGGAGCTAATATTATTAATAGTTTTGTTGAAAATAAGCCTATAACAGATTCTTTAACACAGTATTTCAATCAGAAAGAGATTAATTTTAGAACGGGAATTACCTTAAATAAAGGAATTGTAGCTCTGGCAGGAAGTATGAGTTCTAAGCAATGGTATTATTTTATCCCTTTGATACTTTCTATAGCCGTTGTATTTGTAGTTTTTTTTGGAACTTTGATCAATGTTTTTTCTAAGAAAAATAAATTCAATCTTTCAACACTTTTATTATTACTAATGTCAACGACAACATTAGCTTTTCTAGCTTTTTTAGGAATTGGTATCAGCCAAACCCTTGACAGTAATTTCTATTTATTGGCTTTTGGCCTGCCCTCAAAGTGGAATTTTGTATTATTATTGTATAAAGTATCCATATTTCTTTCAGCAGTCGCTTTTATTTTTGTAGTTATTAAAGTTTTTAAAAGGAATATACCATTATACTTTATGATATTTCTGGCGGTGGGAATTATTCACTTTTATTTTTTTAATTGGCTTTGA
- a CDS encoding 4'-phosphopantetheinyl transferase family protein encodes MNSNEFNARISKFRRWQDAQLSLVGRILLKYGLNTYFGIQNFEIGRTLDHKPFLKNKNLHFNISHAGNLVVCCIHEFPIGIDVEHINPGTNYEEFKFQMTDKEFDAIQFSEDKLKAFFMYWTEKEAVIKAHGKGLLIPLESFEINQNKTIIENETLYLKEIFIDEKYQCCVAAYEDIRQKTICIEHLNMNKL; translated from the coding sequence ATGAATTCTAATGAGTTTAATGCTAGAATTTCAAAATTCAGAAGATGGCAGGATGCACAATTGTCTTTGGTGGGGAGAATCCTTTTGAAATATGGGTTAAATACTTATTTTGGTATCCAGAATTTTGAAATCGGGCGTACTCTGGATCATAAACCCTTCTTAAAAAATAAGAATTTACATTTTAATATATCCCATGCTGGTAATCTGGTAGTTTGTTGTATCCATGAATTTCCTATAGGAATTGATGTAGAACATATCAATCCAGGAACAAATTACGAGGAATTTAAGTTTCAAATGACTGATAAAGAGTTTGATGCGATCCAATTTTCGGAAGATAAATTAAAAGCTTTTTTTATGTATTGGACAGAAAAAGAAGCTGTTATTAAAGCACATGGAAAAGGATTACTTATTCCCTTGGAATCTTTTGAAATTAATCAGAATAAAACAATAATTGAAAATGAAACCCTTTATTTAAAGGAAATTTTTATAGATGAAAAATATCAATGCTGTGTTGCGGCTTATGAAGATATAAGACAAAAAACAATCTGTATCGAACATTTAAATATGAACAAATTATAA
- a CDS encoding non-ribosomal peptide synthetase yields MKLTLPQQDIYFEQLLYPDQPIYNIGAKISIDGFLNQEIFEHAYTELIQQHDAYRNYIKEDFENVKMIAVDAVRPLEFVDFSDEACIIQKSSNSGNIVEVPDADKGEIKKDIDETVLNFMQNEFIKPFNLEEDKFLYRFVLIKVRKDYHYLFSVYHHIITDGWGTSLMFTRLVKNYNEIWENGVVISEYPFSYNSFAIEDQKYLNSEEFACDKKYWTQKFRSLPESIFDKFDLSKTINESSRKELLIPRDQYNKLIELASETKSTTFHLILAILYTYFAKKSQNETISIGLPVLNRSGARFKKTVGLFMGVNPLQITVDQEETFLELVEKIKTQLKQDYRHQRFPLGQLIKELNAFNQKERIFNITLSYEKQDYSSHFNNTQTRVIPLSHESERVALAIYIREFDEREDVKIDFDYNINYFKKDMIDQVTTHFQELLKDILMDATQKIKKINFLTNRERTNLLLNFNSTVADYPQDKTVVDLFRYQADQIPNDIAVRDSHISLTYEMLNKKSDAAAAYLLSNFGEAKEPIGVLVNRSAELIVLLLGILKCGKSYIPIDPLLPAERISYIIHHSQIRVIISEKAFLKDVENLDLQGIIGENYFQLIEKEDVLQSVFNEKPALYNKPGPADTAYIIYTSGSTGNPKGVEIGHQALTNFLTSIQNRPGVAMRDILYSVTTYSFDISILEFFTPLIAGASVFIADKEILGNVEALKEELILICPTIIQATPSFYQMLFNTGWVGDKNLKVLCGGDSLNETVSGNLLKYCGEVWNMYGPTETTIWSSIKKIEKASDASNIGAPIHNTQIYIVDQYKNLLPVNTPGRIFISGDGLAKGYYKNKLLTLEKFTDNPISETSGSRMYETGDLGKWTNGGEIEFLGRNDFQVKIRGFRIELGEIESQLETYPGIAQVVCDAKEVRGERVLVAYYTQEDSETETDKTSLREYLQNKLPEYMIPGFFVKLTTIPLTPNGKINRKALPSVIGDDVIRREYIAPVTEIEVKLAGIWQEVLGIEKVGITDNFFELGGHSLIAGKIANMISRELNKAVSLKHIFQHHTIQGLVKEIENLKDNVTIPQAKQKACYSLTPDQMNMWLASQKKDFFNAYNMYSVFEIEGSIDAALLEKAMSTLILENEILRTNFTEKDGKVYQSISKNEIFKLEIINKEQDFLPWVKKYVSEGFDLKSDQLIKVAIFNESTGKKYLVFLTHHIIIDGMSLDIVIHKLIMLYNNGGEIKVSDSLQFKDYAEWINAHSHQEISAYHNNSIKTKVLNFKNGLGQVRQNSFNLPSDFFNRLKGFSEKNKATLFTSVTTLLGIVLNKIYKQQTICMGTVFSGRNTGQLEHAVGMFVKTLPLYLQVDENSTFTSQAKNTRNQLNVLEENVESFSGHNLNELTDFLLSYQHSDMLVRDKIEFNSFSLKKENLYQTQARFPVVFNFFESNQLICDVEYSEYVDFTIIELIWDKFLLLLDWVCENPDKAIEGAEVLTAKEKELENSLDISFDF; encoded by the coding sequence ATGAAACTGACTTTACCTCAACAAGATATTTATTTTGAACAACTTTTATATCCAGATCAGCCTATTTATAATATTGGTGCTAAGATATCTATTGACGGTTTTTTAAACCAGGAAATTTTTGAACATGCTTATACGGAATTAATACAACAGCATGACGCATATCGGAATTATATAAAGGAGGATTTTGAGAATGTAAAAATGATAGCTGTAGATGCTGTTAGACCACTTGAATTTGTCGATTTCTCAGATGAAGCTTGTATAATTCAAAAATCATCCAATAGTGGAAATATTGTAGAGGTTCCTGATGCCGATAAAGGAGAGATAAAAAAAGATATAGATGAGACTGTTCTCAACTTTATGCAGAATGAGTTTATAAAACCGTTTAATCTTGAAGAAGATAAGTTCCTATACCGGTTTGTCCTGATAAAAGTACGTAAAGACTATCATTATTTATTTTCTGTTTACCACCATATTATCACAGATGGATGGGGAACTTCATTAATGTTTACACGTCTGGTAAAAAACTATAATGAAATATGGGAGAATGGTGTTGTTATCTCAGAATATCCGTTTTCCTATAACAGCTTTGCAATTGAAGATCAAAAGTATCTGAATTCGGAAGAGTTTGCATGTGATAAAAAGTATTGGACACAAAAATTTAGATCTTTACCTGAGAGTATTTTTGATAAATTTGATCTATCGAAAACAATTAATGAAAGTTCCAGAAAAGAATTATTAATCCCAAGAGACCAATATAATAAACTGATTGAACTGGCTTCAGAAACAAAATCAACAACATTTCACCTGATATTGGCTATTCTCTATACCTACTTTGCCAAAAAATCGCAAAACGAAACAATTTCAATCGGATTACCCGTTTTAAATCGTTCGGGAGCAAGGTTTAAAAAGACTGTTGGATTATTTATGGGGGTAAATCCTTTACAGATTACAGTTGATCAGGAAGAAACATTCTTAGAATTAGTTGAGAAAATAAAAACTCAGCTTAAACAAGATTACAGGCATCAACGTTTTCCTCTAGGACAATTGATAAAAGAATTAAATGCCTTCAATCAGAAAGAACGTATTTTTAATATCACCCTATCTTATGAAAAGCAGGATTATTCATCTCATTTTAATAATACCCAGACCAGAGTAATACCTTTGAGTCATGAGTCTGAAAGAGTAGCCCTCGCTATATATATTAGAGAATTTGATGAAAGGGAAGATGTAAAAATAGATTTTGATTATAATATCAATTATTTTAAAAAAGATATGATTGACCAGGTTACGACTCATTTTCAAGAACTCCTCAAAGATATCTTGATGGATGCAACTCAGAAAATAAAAAAAATAAATTTTCTTACTAACCGGGAACGTACCAATTTATTACTCAATTTCAATTCTACTGTTGCAGATTACCCCCAAGATAAAACAGTAGTTGATTTATTTAGATATCAGGCTGATCAGATTCCCAATGATATAGCAGTACGTGATTCACATATAAGTCTTACTTACGAAATGTTGAATAAGAAATCGGATGCTGCTGCAGCTTATCTTCTTTCAAATTTTGGAGAAGCTAAAGAACCAATTGGGGTACTAGTTAACCGTTCAGCAGAGCTGATTGTATTGCTTTTGGGAATTTTGAAATGTGGGAAAAGTTACATCCCTATAGATCCATTGCTTCCTGCTGAACGAATAAGCTATATTATTCATCACAGCCAGATACGTGTAATTATTAGTGAAAAAGCTTTTTTGAAGGACGTAGAGAATTTAGATTTACAAGGAATTATTGGCGAAAATTATTTTCAATTAATAGAAAAAGAAGATGTACTTCAATCAGTATTCAATGAAAAGCCAGCACTTTATAATAAACCAGGCCCGGCAGATACTGCCTATATCATTTATACTTCCGGCTCTACAGGAAATCCTAAAGGAGTCGAAATAGGTCATCAGGCTTTAACCAACTTTCTGACGAGTATTCAAAATAGACCTGGCGTTGCTATGAGAGATATTTTGTATTCCGTTACTACGTATTCTTTTGATATTTCTATTTTGGAATTCTTTACGCCACTTATTGCAGGTGCCAGTGTTTTTATAGCGGACAAAGAAATTCTGGGAAATGTAGAAGCGTTGAAAGAAGAATTAATCTTGATTTGCCCAACAATTATCCAAGCTACTCCGAGTTTTTATCAAATGCTGTTTAATACAGGTTGGGTGGGAGATAAGAATCTTAAAGTATTATGTGGGGGAGACAGCCTGAATGAAACTGTTTCCGGGAATCTTTTGAAATACTGCGGAGAGGTCTGGAATATGTATGGGCCAACTGAAACTACCATTTGGTCTAGTATTAAAAAGATAGAGAAAGCTTCGGATGCCTCGAATATAGGTGCCCCGATTCACAATACTCAAATCTATATTGTGGACCAGTATAAGAATCTGTTACCAGTTAATACCCCTGGCCGGATCTTTATTTCCGGAGACGGTTTAGCAAAAGGATATTATAAAAATAAATTGCTTACTCTTGAAAAGTTCACAGACAATCCAATTTCCGAAACTTCAGGATCCAGAATGTATGAGACAGGAGACCTGGGGAAATGGACAAACGGGGGCGAAATTGAGTTTTTAGGTAGAAATGATTTTCAGGTCAAAATTCGGGGCTTTAGGATCGAACTCGGAGAGATAGAATCACAGTTAGAGACATATCCCGGGATAGCCCAGGTTGTTTGTGATGCAAAAGAAGTGAGAGGGGAGAGGGTTTTGGTAGCCTATTATACTCAGGAAGACTCTGAGACTGAGACGGACAAAACCTCACTTCGTGAATATTTACAGAATAAGTTACCGGAATATATGATTCCGGGGTTTTTTGTAAAACTTACTACTATTCCGTTGACTCCAAATGGAAAAATCAATCGTAAGGCATTGCCAAGTGTTATAGGTGATGATGTGATAAGAAGAGAATATATAGCCCCGGTAACAGAAATTGAAGTTAAGCTTGCTGGGATTTGGCAAGAGGTATTAGGAATTGAGAAGGTAGGAATTACGGATAACTTCTTTGAGTTGGGTGGACATAGCCTCATTGCCGGAAAAATAGCCAATATGATATCCAGGGAACTAAACAAGGCCGTTTCTCTAAAACATATTTTTCAACACCATACTATTCAAGGTCTGGTAAAAGAGATAGAAAATTTAAAAGATAATGTAACAATTCCACAAGCAAAACAGAAGGCCTGTTATTCATTAACTCCTGATCAGATGAATATGTGGCTGGCATCACAAAAGAAAGATTTTTTCAATGCCTATAATATGTATTCTGTTTTTGAAATAGAGGGAAGTATAGATGCTGCGTTGTTGGAAAAAGCAATGAGTACACTTATTCTTGAAAATGAGATATTAAGGACAAACTTTACTGAGAAAGATGGGAAAGTATATCAGTCTATTAGTAAAAATGAAATATTTAAATTAGAGATTATTAATAAGGAACAAGATTTTTTGCCATGGGTGAAAAAATATGTTTCTGAAGGTTTTGATCTGAAATCTGATCAATTAATAAAAGTTGCCATTTTTAATGAAAGTACCGGAAAGAAGTATTTGGTTTTTCTGACCCATCATATCATTATTGATGGAATGTCCTTAGATATAGTCATTCATAAACTAATTATGCTTTATAATAATGGGGGAGAAATAAAAGTATCGGATAGCTTACAATTTAAAGATTATGCTGAATGGATCAATGCACATTCTCATCAGGAAATATCCGCTTACCATAACAATAGTATAAAAACAAAGGTTTTAAACTTTAAAAACGGTTTGGGACAAGTTAGACAGAACAGCTTTAATTTACCTTCGGATTTTTTTAACAGATTGAAAGGATTTTCAGAAAAGAATAAGGCAACCTTGTTTACTTCAGTTACAACCTTATTAGGCATTGTACTCAATAAAATATACAAACAACAGACTATTTGCATGGGTACTGTTTTTAGTGGAAGGAATACGGGACAATTAGAACATGCTGTAGGAATGTTTGTAAAAACCCTACCTCTTTATCTCCAGGTTGATGAAAATTCAACTTTTACCTCCCAGGCTAAAAATACCCGTAACCAATTAAATGTATTGGAAGAAAATGTTGAATCATTCAGTGGGCATAATCTTAATGAATTGACCGATTTTCTATTGAGCTATCAGCACTCAGATATGCTTGTAAGAGATAAGATAGAATTCAATTCTTTTTCTTTGAAAAAAGAAAATCTGTATCAGACTCAAGCTCGTTTTCCTGTTGTATTTAATTTTTTTGAGTCAAATCAACTTATTTGTGACGTAGAATATAGTGAATATGTTGATTTTACAATTATAGAGTTGATTTGGGATAAATTTCTTCTTTTGTTAGATTGGGTTTGTGAAAATCCAGATAAAGCAATAGAAGGAGCTGAGGTTTTAACAGCAAAAGAAAAAGAATTGGAAAATTCCTTAGACATTAGTTTTGACTTTTAA
- a CDS encoding cyclic peptide export ABC transporter, with translation MLKISIKNILFLLLFALPNTILSFGILFIINQVISGNKNYEESYLGWSFFLIIVFTYLLNIIFQKKLNQHSYYILYQNEKNIFKKILKTRLITLEKYGTQRFYTVIEDLRMFSRLPEVITHTINSLLMLLLCLVYMFSLSIYAGLSILALIVCIGAVYFIVMTTMKGDVAILRKFNEHYYNYVNDVVKGFKNLKVNATLSQNLLYQNLMPNRDQAKELDYNINYVFLSINLISQYGLYLIIGAILFVLPNFNLLVKEDVISYIVILLFITGPISNLINMQNIYTRFSVANKRINNFLKDFSGEKDDDRIDVTKDADFESLNFKNISFQYENTVEQSFALSNINLNIQKGEVIFIVGGNGSGKSTFINILTGLYDHKEGEITLNDERLQSKKVLQGLISPVFTDNYVFSHNYDHYQLENNKKYESLLELMEMQKVVSNTKEESARRNFSKGQSKRMSLIFALLEERPVLVLDEWAADQDPHFRKYFYEVLVPKFKKEGKTIIAVTHDDAYFKQADRIIKFDYGKIVSDIKVCPELNVSLF, from the coding sequence ATGCTAAAAATTTCAATAAAAAACATTCTTTTTTTACTACTATTTGCGCTTCCCAATACAATACTAAGTTTTGGAATTCTATTTATTATTAATCAGGTGATATCAGGAAATAAGAACTATGAAGAATCCTATTTGGGCTGGAGCTTTTTTCTTATTATTGTTTTTACATACTTGTTAAATATTATTTTTCAAAAGAAACTGAATCAGCACTCTTACTATATTTTGTATCAGAACGAGAAAAACATATTTAAAAAAATATTAAAAACCAGGCTGATTACTTTAGAAAAATATGGTACCCAAAGATTCTATACGGTTATTGAAGATTTAAGAATGTTTTCCAGGTTGCCTGAAGTGATCACCCACACAATTAATTCATTATTGATGCTGTTACTTTGTCTGGTATATATGTTCAGTCTTTCAATATATGCAGGATTAAGTATTTTAGCCTTAATTGTATGTATTGGTGCGGTTTATTTTATTGTAATGACAACAATGAAAGGAGATGTTGCCATTTTAAGGAAATTCAACGAACATTATTACAATTATGTAAATGATGTGGTAAAAGGATTTAAAAATCTTAAAGTAAACGCTACACTTTCTCAAAACCTGTTATATCAAAACTTAATGCCTAATCGAGATCAGGCTAAAGAATTGGATTATAACATTAATTATGTTTTTTTATCCATCAACCTGATTAGTCAGTATGGTTTGTATCTGATCATAGGAGCAATACTATTTGTATTGCCTAATTTTAATTTACTTGTAAAAGAAGATGTTATTTCATATATCGTTATTTTACTGTTTATTACTGGTCCGATCAGCAATTTGATCAATATGCAGAACATATACACGAGATTTTCTGTCGCCAATAAGAGAATTAATAATTTCCTGAAAGATTTTTCAGGAGAGAAGGATGATGATCGGATAGATGTAACAAAAGATGCCGATTTTGAATCTTTAAATTTCAAGAATATTTCTTTTCAATATGAAAATACAGTAGAGCAATCATTTGCTTTAAGTAATATTAATTTAAATATCCAAAAAGGAGAAGTTATTTTTATAGTCGGAGGTAATGGAAGCGGTAAAAGTACTTTTATTAATATTCTTACAGGGTTATATGACCATAAAGAAGGAGAAATCACACTGAATGATGAGAGACTACAATCGAAAAAGGTACTCCAAGGTTTAATTTCACCGGTATTTACAGACAATTATGTTTTCTCCCACAATTATGACCATTATCAATTGGAAAACAATAAGAAATACGAATCTCTGTTGGAACTAATGGAGATGCAAAAAGTAGTAAGCAACACAAAAGAAGAGTCAGCCAGACGTAATTTTTCAAAAGGTCAGAGTAAAAGAATGTCCTTAATATTTGCATTGCTGGAAGAAAGACCTGTTCTGGTTCTGGATGAATGGGCTGCTGATCAAGATCCTCATTTTAGAAAATATTTTTATGAAGTGTTGGTGCCCAAATTTAAAAAAGAAGGTAAAACTATAATTGCAGTAACCCATGATGATGCCTATTTTAAACAGGCAGACAGAATTATTAAATTCGATTACGGGAAAATTGTAAGTGATATCAAAGTATGTCCGGAACTGAATGTCTCTTTATTTTAA